A segment of the Streptomyces sp. P9-A2 genome:
CCCCGGCGAGGAAGACACGACCGGCCCGCCAGCGCCGGGCGAGCCGGTGGTGGACGGTGTGGACTCCGGTGTCGAGCAGTTCGTACGGCGGTGTCGGGCCCTCGGCCCAGCCGGCCAGGGTCTCCCGGACCCTGTCGAGGAGCAGTTCGGGGGTGACCAGTTCCTTGCCCGGCGGCATCAGCCAGTCCAGCCGCCACACGCCGTCCGGCAGCGGGCGCGCGCTGATCTCCCCGGCGAAGGGGCCCAAGGTGTGCCACGGTGGCATCCGGTGCAGCAACGCTTCCGAGGGCCAGGGCAGCTCCGTACGCAACGCGGCCACGGCGTGACGTTCCACCGCCGTGCGGCCGGGGAAGCGGATGTCCTGGAGCTTGCGCACGGTGGAGCGGGGGCCGTCGCAGCCGACCAGGTAGCTGCCGCGCCACCAGGTGCCGCCGGTGCCGCCCGTGCTACGGGTGTGCGCGGTGACGCCGGAGGGTTCCTGTTCGAGGGAGTTCAGACGGCTGTCCACGACGACCTCGACGAGCGGTTCGCCGGCGAGGGCCGCGCGCAGGGCGTCGGTCAGAACGTGCTGGGCGATGTGCACGGGGCCGGGTTCGGTGTCGTCGAAGGCGATCTCGTGTGTCACCTGCTTGCGCCGCATAGACCGCCATCCGGCCCAGGGTGAACCGACGGCGGCGAGCGGCAGCCCGGTCAGCCGTTTCACGAGTTCCGTGGTGTCCCCGCGGAGTACGACGGAGCGCGCGGGACGCGGTTCGTCCTTGCCCGGCCCCTCGTCGAGGACCACGCACGGCACCTCCTGACGCGCCAGCGCCAGGGCGAGCGTGAGCCCGACGGGCCCCGCTCCGACGATGATCACCGGGTCCACGGCGCGACGCCCCCTGCTCGAAGTGACGTCCGAAGGGACGGGGAGGAACAGGAAGATGGAGCAGGGTGCACGATCACAGAACGTATGCAACCTATTGCCGGTGCTTGCGTCAAGTGACCGAAGGTCCATGGCGATCATGATGTGGGGCAGGGGCCGTCACACCACTCGACTGCTCATCACATGAGTCCGGTTCGCACCTTTCGTTCGCCCCGGTGATGCGGGCCGGCCCCCGGCATGACTGTGGCCCGCCGGGCAACGGCGGGCCACAGTCATGCCGGGTCGTGTCGTACGACAGGCGCACAGCGGGGCGTGCGTCAGGTGTTGTCCGCGCCGGTCCCGTGGGTGCCCCCGACCTCGGCCGCGTTGAGGTCGTGGACGTCGTCGGGGCCGAGCACCGCGCCCGTGCTGCGCTTGCTGCGGCGCAGCCGTGCCTCGAGCCAGGAGGCGAAGGAGGTGATGAGGAAGTTCAGGACGATGAAGATGATCGCCACGACGATGAAGCTCGGGATGACGTTGGCGTAGTTGGCCGCGAGCGTGCCACGGGCGTTCAGCAGCTCGGTGAAGCCGAGCATCACGCCGCCCAGCGCGGTGTCCTTCACGATGACGACCAGCTGGGTCACGATCGCCGGGAGCATCACGGTGACGGCCTGCGGCAACAGGATGGTGGACATCGTCTGGCCCTTGCGCAGGCCGATCGCCTGGGCCGCCTCCGTCTGCCCCTTGGGCAGGGCCAGGATGCCGGCCCGGACGACCTCGGCGAGGACCGAGGCGTTGTAGAGCACCAGACCGGTGACGACCGCGTACATGGGCCGGTCCGCGGTGCTGACGTCCGTGGAGCGGGCGAAGAACTCGTTGGCGAACAGCATCAGCAGCAGCACCGGGATGGCCCGGAAGAACTCCACCACCGTGCCGGCCGAAGCCCGCACCCACCGGTGGTCGGACATCCGGGCGATGCCGAGGACCGCCCCCAGGGGGAGCGCGATGACCATGGCCAGCGCCGCGGCCTTGAGGGTGTCGGCGAGGCCGGGCAGCAGGTACGTCGTCCAGGCCGCGGACTCGGTGAACGGCTTCCACAGGGACCACTCCAGCTGGCCCTTGTCGTCCATCGTCTTGTAGACCCACCACAGGAAAAGGGCCATAAGGGCGACGAACACGACCGAGAGAATGACATTGCGCCGCTTGGCCCGGGGGCCGGGGGCGTCGTACAGAACGGAGGTCACCGCTTCACCGCCAGTCGCTTGCTCAGCCAGCCCAGGAACAGGCCGGTGGGCAGGGTCAGTACCACGAATCCGAAGGCGAAGACCGCGCCGATGAGCAGCGTCTGTGCCTCGTTCTCGATCATTTCCTTCATCAGCAGAGCGGCCTCCGCCACACCGATCGCGGCCGCCACCGTCGTGTTCTTGGTCAGTGCGATCAGCACGTTCGCGAGCGGTCCGATGACCGCGCGGAACGCCTGCGGCAGCACGATCAGTCCGAGTACCTGCGAGAAGTTCAGACCGATGGCGCGGGCCGCCTCAGCCTGCCCGACGGGCACGGTGTTGATGCCGGAGCGCAGCGCCTCGCAGACGAAGGCCGCGGTGTAGGCGGACAGACCGAGCACCGCGAGGCGGAAGCCCTGGAGTGCGAAGTCGTCGGGCGCGCCCATGGTCATGCCGAAGATGTCGGCGAGGCCGAGTGAGGTGAAGACGATGATGACCGTCAGGGGGATGTTCCGGACGATGTTCACATAAGTCGTGCCGAACCCTCGCAGCAGGGGGACGGGGCTGACTCGCATCGCCGCCAGCAGGGTGCCCCAGACCAGGGAGGCGATGCCTGAGAACACGGTGAGTTTCACCGTCATCCAGAAGGCACCCAACAAGGTTGGATCGTTGTAGTCAGAAATGAAGTCGAACACGATCTCCCGCGCTTCCGGGTATGTGGCGTACGTGGCGGACGCGGCGCGCCGCCGCCCTGATCGCGATGGACGGCGGCACGCCTTCAGGACCCCGCGTTACGGACGTCCCTGGGCTTACTTGACGAGGTCGCCGATCTTCGGGGCCGGCTCGTTCTTGTACTCGGCCGGGCCGAAGTTCGTCTCGACCGCCTTGTCCCAGGCCTTGTCGCCGACCATCTTCTCCAGCGCGTCATTGATCTTGTTCACGGTCTCGGTGTCGCCCTTCTTGACACCGATGCCGTAGTTCTCGTTGCTCAGCTTCAGACCGGCGAGCTTGAACTTGCCCTTGTGCTGGTCCTGCGAGGCGTAGCCGGCGAGGATCGAGTCGTCGGTGGTCAGCGCGTCCACGGCACCGCTCTGCAGGGCGGCGACGCACTCCGAGTAGGTGGGCTGCTCCTTGAGCTGGGCCTTCGGGGCGAAGTCCTTCTTGACGTTCTGCGCCGAGGTCGACCCGGCCACGGAACAGAGCTTCTTGTCGTTCAGGTCCGTGGCGTCGGAGATGTCCGAGTCCGCCTTCACCAGCAGGTCCTGGTGGGCCAGCAGGTACGGGCCGGCGAAGTCGACCTTCTCCTTGCGCTCGTCGTTGATGGAGTAGGTCGCCGCGATGAACTTCACGTCCCCGCGCGCGAGGGCGTTCTCGCGGTCGGCGCTCTTGGTCTCGATCCACTCGATCTGGTCGGCCTTGTAGCCGAGCTCCTTGGCGACGTACGTCGCCACGTCCACGTCGAAGCCGGTGAAGGAGCCGTCCGGCGTCTTCAGGCCGAGACCGGGCTGGTCGTACTTGATGCCGATCTTGATCTTGTCGCCGCCCCCGGAGCCGGAGGACGAAGAGTTGTCGCCGCTGTCGTCGCCGCCGCAGGCGGTGGCGGTCAGGGCGAGGGCGAGCACGGCGGCCGAGGCGGCGGTGACCTTGCGGAGCTTCATGGTGCACATCCTTTTGACTGGTGAGGTGATGCGGCCCGTGTGCGGGTGAGGTGATGCGGCCCCGGCCATCCGGTGACGCACGTCGTCCGAGCGTCAGACGCAGGGCGACGTCAGTGGCGACGTCAGTGACGACGTCAGTGGTGCAGGATCTTCGACAGGAAATCCTTGGCACGATCGCTGCGCGGGTTGCTGAAGAACTGGTCCGGCGTCGCCTCTTCGACAATGCGGCCGTCCGCCATGAACACCACGCGGTTGGCGGCGGAACGGGCGAATCCCATCTCGTGGGTCACCACGATCATGGTCATGCCGTCGCGGGCGAGCTGCTGCATGACCTCCAGAACCTCGTTGATCATCTCCGGGTCGAGCGCCGACGTCGGCTCGTCGAAGAGCATGACCTTGGGTTCCATCGCCAGAGCCCGCGCGATGGCGACACGCTGCTGCTGGCCGCCGGAGAGCTGTGCGGGGTACTTGTCGGCCTGCGCGCTCACGCCGACCCGGTCGAGCAGGGCGCGGGCCCGCTCCTCGGCCGCCTTCTTGTCCTTCTTGCGGACCTTGACCTGGCCCAGCGTCACGTTCTCGAGCACGGTCTTGTGCGCGAAGAGGTTGAAGGACTGGAAGACCATCCCCACGTCGGCCCGCAGCCGGGCGAGCTCCTTGCCCTCGTGCGGCAGGGGCTTGCCGTCGATCGTGATCGACCCGTCCTCGATCGTTTCCAGACGGTTGATGGCGCGGCACAGGGTGGACTTCCCGGACCCGGAGGGCCCGATGACGACGACGACTTCGCCGCGGGCGATCGTCAGGTCGATGTCCTGGAGTACGTGCAACGCGCCGAAATGCTTGTTGACGCTCTTCAGGACGACCAGATCGCCGGTCGCGGCCACATCTTCCTTGGCCACCGATACTTCGGTCATCGCTTTGAGGCTCCGTCCTCCTCGGTTGTGGGAGGACAGTAGTAACCCTTCAGGTCTGCGTCATCACATCTGAGGGGAATCTGAGCATCACGATCCGATAGCAATCGGACACGTGTCGTAGCACTTGTGAGCAGGGCTCATTTCGTCCGGGTAACGGTACCGAAGAGCAACCGGAACCCTCTTGACGCCGTCCTCGTTCATCGGCGTCACTGCAAGGTGCGCACGCGTGTGCGCACGTTTCTCTCCACGCTTTTCTACACACTCGGATCGTACGGCCGATGAACCGAAGGGGGACCGGATGAGACTGCTTCTCGTCGAGGACGACAACCATGTCGCCGCCGCCCTGTCGGCCGTTCTGGCGCGGCACGGCTTCGACGTCACCCACGCGCGCAACGGCGAGGAGGCTCTCCGGGCGCTCGTCCCCGAGGCCGACGGCTTCGGAGTCATCCTCCTCGACCTGGGCCTGCCCGACCAGGACGGCTACGAGGTGTGCGGCAAGATCCGCAAACGCACCGGTACCCCGGTCATCATGGTCACCGCCCGCGCCGACGTGCGCTCCCGCATCCACGGCCTGAACCTCGGAGCCGACGACTACGTGGTCAAGCCGTACGACACGGGCGAACTGCTCGCCCGGATCCACGCCGTCAGCCGGCGCACCGTCCAGGACGTCCCCGGCAGCGGCGAGGCCGAGCTGTGGATCGGCTCCGTGCGCATCGAACTGCCGACCCGGCAGGTCAGCGTGAACGGTGTGGCCGTCCCGCTGACCCGCAAGGAGTTCGATCTGCTGGCCCTGCTCGCCCAGCGTCCCGGGGTCGTCTTCCGCCGCGAGCAGATCATCAGCGAGGTGTGGCGCACCAGCTGGGAGGGGACCGGACGGACCCTCGAAGTGCATGTCGCCTCCCTGCGCGCCAAGCTCCGCCTGCCGGCCCTCATCGAGACCGTGCGCGGAGTCGGCTACCGGCTCGTCGAGCCCGCGGCCTAGGGCGGGTCCGACCGGGTGCACACACGCCTGCTGCCACTGCTCATCGTCCTGATGGCGGCCGTCCTGCTCGCTCTCGGCGTCCCGCTCGCGGTCAGCCTGGCGGGCGCGCAACAACAGCGGGTCATCGTCGACCGGATCGACGACACGGCACGCTTCGCGGCCCTCGCCCAGTTCGTCACCGAACCCACCGACCCCGTCACCGGAAACGTCAACGAGCGCCGGGAGACCCTCAGCAGCGAACTCCACAGCTACTACGAGGTGTACGGCATCCGGGCCGGCGTCTTCCACCGCAACGACACCCCGATGGCGCACGCGCCGGACGACTGGTTCCTGCCGGGGACGGGCGAGGTGCGCGACGCCTTCCAGGAGGCACTGCTCAGCCGCCGCAGCCACGACCCCGAGCAGGTGTGGCCCTGGGAGCGGCGCAGCCTCGTGGTGGCCTCGCCGGTCATCCGGGACGGGGACGTCGTCGCCGTCGTCGTCACCGATTCGCCCACCGGGCAGATGCGGTCCCGCATCCTGCGGGGCTGGCTGCTCATCGGGGTGGGGGAGGCGGCCGCGATGCTGCTGGCCGTCGGTGCGGCCCTGCGGCTGACCGGCTGGGTACTCAAACCCGTACGGGTCCTGGACGCCACCACCCACGACATCGCCACCGGCCGGCTGAAGTCCAGGGTCGCGGCGGCCGGCGGACCTCCGGAGCTGCGCAGGCTCGCGCGGTCGTTCAACGAGATGGCGGACAACGTCGAGAGCGTGCTGGAGCAGCAGCGCGCCTTCGTCGCCGATGCCTCGCACCAGCTGCGCAACCCGCTCTCGGCCCTGCTCCTGCGCATCGAACTGCTCGCCCTGGAACTGCCCGAGGGCAACGAGGAGATCGCCTCCGTCCAGGCCGAGGGCAGGCGCCTGGCGCAGGTCCTGGACGACCTGCTCGACCTGGCGCTGGCCGAGCACAGCGAGGCCCAGCTCCAGATCACCGACATCGGCGCCCTGGCCGCCGAACGCGTGGCGGCCTGGTCGCCCACCGCCGAGGCCAAGGGCGTCCTGCTGGTCGGGGAGTGCCCGCCGACCACGGCATGGGCCGACCCGGTCGCCTTGTCCAGCGCGCTGGACGCGGTCATCGACAACGCGGTGAAGTTCACGCCCGAGGACCGGACCGTCGAGGTGACCGTCGCCTCCAACGGTGACACTTCCACCGTCGTCGTCACCGACGACGGCCCCGGTCTGACCGACGAGGAGCTGGCCCGCGTCGGCGACCGCTTCTGGCGCAGTTCGCTGCACCAGAACATCAGGGGCTCCGGCCTGGGCCTGTCCATCTCCCGCGCCCTGCTCACGGCGGGCGGCGGCTCGATCGCGTACGAGCGGCACGAGCCGCACGGGCTGAGAGTGACGGTGACGGTGCCGAGGAGCGACCCCACGGGTGGGACCACCGTTCAGGGCTTGACGGACCGGTAGTGCCGGCGCGCGCCGTCGTGCAGCCGGAGCGGATCGGTGTAGATCGCGGTGCGTACGTCGACGAGCTGGGCGGAGTGGACGTGCGCACCGATGCCGTCCCGGCTCTTGAGCACGATCCGGGTCAGCCACTCGGTGATCCGCGGGTCCGTGTCCGCCCGGGTGATCAGCAGATTGGACACGGCCATCGTCGGGACGGTCGAACCCTGCTGGCTGCCGGGGTAGGCCGACTCCGGCATGTTGGTGGCACGGTAGTAGCGCGTGGCCCCGCCCTGATCGTGCAGCCGGGCGACCAGGCCGGCCGGGATCGGCACGAACCGGAGGCCGGCGTCCTCGGACAGGGCGCGCAGGCCGTCGGTGGGCAGCCCGCCCGACCAGAAGAACGCGTCCAGTCCCTGCCCGAGCCGCCCGGGGCCGGTGTCGATGCCGTCCGCGAAGGGCCTGATGTCCTTCTCCGGGTCGATGCCCGCCGCCCTGAGCACCCGGTTGGCGATGAGCCGGACACCCGACTTGGGCGGCCCTATGGCGACCCTCTTGCCCCGCAGATCGGTGACGGAACGGATACCGGAGCCGGGAGGGACCACGAGCTGCACGTAGTCGTCGTAGAGACGGGCGACCCCGCGCAGCCCGTCGGCGTTCTGTGCGCCGCTCAGCTTGTACGTCTGCACCGCGTCGGCCGCGGTGATCGCGAAGTCCGCCTGCCCGGTCGCCACGCGCCGCACGTTCTCCTGCGAACCGTCGCTCGTCAGCAGCCGCACTTCGAGGCCGGGCATGTCTTTGCTCAACGACGTGCGCAGAAGCTCTCCGTACTTCTGGTAGACACCCGCGCGTGTGCCCGTGCTCAGCGTGATCGTCCCGCGCGGTGGATCCTCGCTCCAGGGTGCCAGCCACCACAGCAGCAGCCCGAGCGCCACGAGGCCGGCGACCGCGCCCCGCAGGACCCGGCGCCTGCCGATACGGGACGGCGCGATGGACATGTGCGCGATCCTGCCAGCCCATGCGCCCCCCTGACCAGGCCGGGAGAGTCCCGGGAGGCGGCCGTTACCGTTACGGCATGAGCGCTTCGCCCGCCGACCAGGTCCGTGAGTTCCACCGCGCCTTCGGGCTGGACGTGCGCGAGACACCGACCGAGGTCCCACCGGAACTCGCCGCCCAGCGCGGCGACCTGCTCACCGAGGAGGCAGCGGAGGTCGCGGAGGTGGCGGTGCACGGCCCCCTCGACCGGCTCGCGCACGAACTCGCCGACGTCGTCTACGTCGCCTACGGCACGGCGCTCGTCCACGGCATCGACCTCGACGCGGTGATCTCCGAGATCCACCGCGCCAACATGAGCAAGCGCGGCCCCGACGGCACGATCGCCCGCCGGTCCGACGGCAAGGTCCTCAAGGGGGACCACTACGAGGCGCCCGACGTGTCCGGGGTGCTGCGCCGGCAGGGGTGGGCGCAGGGCGCGGAGCCCCGCACCGAGGCCTGAGCGGAGCCGTGGCGGGGGCCGGAGCCCGATCCCGGGCGGAGTCCCGGGGGCGGCGTGGCGACCGCCTACCCTGTAGGGCATGAGCAGCATCGACCGGAGCCAGTCAGTGGGCGGCACGCGCACCTATGAAGTACGCACCTACGGGTGCCAGATGAACGTCCACGACTCCGAGCGATTGTCCGGGCTGCTGGAGGACGCGGGCTACGTCCGCGCTCCCGAGGGCGCCGACGGCGACGCCGACGTCGTCGTCTTCAACACCTGCGCCGTGCGGGAGAACGCCGACAACAAGCTCTACGGAAACCTCGGCCACCTCGCCCCCAGCAAGGCGCGGCGCCCCGGCATGCAGATCGCGGTCGGCGGCTGCCTCGCGCAGAAGGACCGCGACACCATCGTGAAGCGGGCCCCCTGGGTGGACGTCGTCTTCGGCACGCACAACATCGGCAAGCTGCCGGTCCTCCTGGAGCGCGCCCGCGTCCAGGAGGAGGCCCAGGTCGAGATCGCCGAGTCGCTGGAGGCCTTCCCGTCCACGCTGCCGACCCGCCGCGAGAGCGCCTACGCGGCCTGGGTGTCCATCTCCGTCGGCTGCAACAACACCTGCACCTTCTGCATCGTCCCCGCGCTGCGCGGCAAGGAGAAGGACCGGCGTCCCGGGGACGTCCTCGCCGAGATCGAGGCCCTGGTCGCCGAGGGTGTCTCGGAGATCACCCTGCTCGGCCAGAACGTCAACGCGTACGGTTCCGACATCGGTGACCGGGAGGCGTTCAGCAAGCTGCTGCGGGCCTGCGGGAGGATCGAGGGCCTGGAGCGCGTCCGCTTCACCTCCCCGCACCCGCGCGACTTCACCGACGACGTCATCGCCGCCATGGCCGAGACGCCCAACGTGATGCCGCAGCTCCACATGCCGCTCCAGTCCGGCTCGGACACGGTCCTCAAGGCGATGCGCCGCTCGTACCGGCAGGAGCGCTACCTCGGCATCATCGAGAAGGTCCGCGCCGCCATCCCGCACGCGGCGATCAGCACCGACATCATCGTGGGCTTCCCGGGCGAGACCGAGGAGGACTTCGAGCAGACCCTGCACGTGGTGCGCGAAGCCCGCTTCGCCCAGGCCTTCACCTTCCAGTACTCCAAGCGGCCGGGAACCCCGGCCGCCGAGATGGACGGCCAGATTCCCAAGAAGGTCGTCCAGGAGCGCTACGAACGGCTCGCCGCCCTCCAGGAGGAGATCTCCTGGGAGGAGAACAAGAAGCAGGTCGGCCGCACCCTGGAGCTGATGGTGGCCGAGGGCGAGGGCCGCAAGGACGGCGCCACCCACCGTCTCTCCGGCCGCGCCCCGGACAGCCGCCTGGTGCACTTCACCAAGCCGGAGCAGGAGGTCCGTCCCGGCGACGTCGTCACCGTCGAGATCACCTACGCGGCTCCCCACCACCTCCTTGCCGAGGGCCCCACCCTGGAGGTGCGCCGCACCCGCGCGGGCGACGCCTGGGAGAAGCGCAACACCGCCGGGGCCGCCGAGCCGGCGGGTGTCATGCTCGGTCTGCCCAAGGTGGGAGTGCCCGAGCCGCTGCCGGCGATCGCCGGGGGCTGCGCCATCGACTGACCGGGCCGCGGCGGGGGAGGTCGGACGCATGGCTCATTGGGTCGTCGTGGAGGAGCTGGAGGACAGGTTCCGGCCGGTCGCGCGCTTCGAGGGGACGCGCGAGGAAGCGCGCCGCAGGCTGTACGAGACGGCGTGCACGCGTCGGTTCACCGGAGGAGTGCTGAAGCAGCGTGGCGAGGTGTACCGCGTGGACGACGACACGTACTTCGTGGAGGTCAAGAGCGGACTGGTCACCTATCGCCTGCGGTACTACCTCGCGGAGCGCGTCTGGAGCACGGACGACCCGTGAGACGCGGATGCCGTTCCGGGCCGCGGCAGTAGGCTGCTGATCATGCTTGTCGCCGCCGCAGTCTGCCCGTGCCCGCCCCTCCTCGTGCCCGAAGTGGCCGCGGGCGCCGCGCCCGAGCTGGACACCGCGCGGGCCGCGTGCACGGACGCGGTCGGTGTGCTCACCGCCGCCCGGCCCGACCTGCTGGTGGTCGTCGGCCCGGCGCGCGGCGACGTAGGGGCCGCGCGCTACCCGGAGGGCAGCACGGGGTCCTTCCAGAGCTTCGGTGTCGGTCTCGGCGTACGGCTCGGAGCGGACCGGGACACGGCGGCCGGCCGGACACTGCCCGGTGCGCTCGCGGTGGGCGCCTGGCTGCTGGAGCGGACCGGATGGGCGAACGCACCCGTCGAGGGACTCGGCGTGGGGGAGTCCCTCGCGGCCGAGCGGTGCGCCGAACAGGGACGGGAGATCGCCACCAGGGCGGAGCGGGTCGCGCTGCTGGTGATGGGCGACGGCAGTGCCTGCCGCACGCTCAAGGCGCCGGGCTACCTCGACGAGCGGGCGGCGCCCTTCGACGCGGAGGCCGCGCGGGCGCTGGGAGCGGCCGACACGGCGTCACTGCGGGCGCTGGACGGCGGCCTGGCGCGCGAACTCAAGGCGTCCGGCCGGGCACCCTGGCAAGTCCTGGCGGGGGCGGCCGAAGCCGGGGGGACCGCCCTGGAGGGCACGCTGCTGTACGAGGACGCTCCGTACGGGGTGGGCTACATGGTGGCCACCTGGTCGTAGGGGCCGCGGCTTCGCGCGAGGCCCGCCCTGCACGCCGGACGGCGTGAAGCGGCCGAAGGCCGGGAACGGCCGCAACCCGGAACGGCCGAAGGCCGGGAACGACCTGCGAGATGCGCGTTCCCGGCCTTGTGCCGATCCAATGCCTCAGTGCTCAGTGCTCAGTGCTCAGTGCTCAGTGAGCGGGCGGCGGCCCCGCCGGGGGAGTGG
Coding sequences within it:
- a CDS encoding FAD-dependent monooxygenase, whose protein sequence is MDPVIIVGAGPVGLTLALALARQEVPCVVLDEGPGKDEPRPARSVVLRGDTTELVKRLTGLPLAAVGSPWAGWRSMRRKQVTHEIAFDDTEPGPVHIAQHVLTDALRAALAGEPLVEVVVDSRLNSLEQEPSGVTAHTRSTGGTGGTWWRGSYLVGCDGPRSTVRKLQDIRFPGRTAVERHAVAALRTELPWPSEALLHRMPPWHTLGPFAGEISARPLPDGVWRLDWLMPPGKELVTPELLLDRVRETLAGWAEGPTPPYELLDTGVHTVHHRLARRWRAGRVFLAGDAAHLLGALGTHGLDEGLRDADNLAWKLALAWHHGPHEALLDSYQTERRAIISARLRAADQALPLVRGGKGLRSYVPGAARGHDAFLMEGHLGQGTLGAPGMHTDSPLTPPPLEGEVPVDTAVGAPVTDVRVTAEDGTFVRLRGRLGRGALLVVLIAPGTGVWERRHWMSAGIMPRLASAVAALPQPAELLVAESYPGAAAHTVLLVRPDGHLVTALSGVRPASLYTAAETALGGPASAESSGAGAAGTDAGAEAGAGVGAGANAGTGAGSR
- a CDS encoding amino acid ABC transporter permease, producing MTSVLYDAPGPRAKRRNVILSVVFVALMALFLWWVYKTMDDKGQLEWSLWKPFTESAAWTTYLLPGLADTLKAAALAMVIALPLGAVLGIARMSDHRWVRASAGTVVEFFRAIPVLLLMLFANEFFARSTDVSTADRPMYAVVTGLVLYNASVLAEVVRAGILALPKGQTEAAQAIGLRKGQTMSTILLPQAVTVMLPAIVTQLVVIVKDTALGGVMLGFTELLNARGTLAANYANVIPSFIVVAIIFIVLNFLITSFASWLEARLRRSKRSTGAVLGPDDVHDLNAAEVGGTHGTGADNT
- a CDS encoding amino acid ABC transporter permease; translated protein: MFDFISDYNDPTLLGAFWMTVKLTVFSGIASLVWGTLLAAMRVSPVPLLRGFGTTYVNIVRNIPLTVIIVFTSLGLADIFGMTMGAPDDFALQGFRLAVLGLSAYTAAFVCEALRSGINTVPVGQAEAARAIGLNFSQVLGLIVLPQAFRAVIGPLANVLIALTKNTTVAAAIGVAEAALLMKEMIENEAQTLLIGAVFAFGFVVLTLPTGLFLGWLSKRLAVKR
- a CDS encoding glutamate ABC transporter substrate-binding protein; translated protein: MKLRKVTAASAAVLALALTATACGGDDSGDNSSSSGSGGGDKIKIGIKYDQPGLGLKTPDGSFTGFDVDVATYVAKELGYKADQIEWIETKSADRENALARGDVKFIAATYSINDERKEKVDFAGPYLLAHQDLLVKADSDISDATDLNDKKLCSVAGSTSAQNVKKDFAPKAQLKEQPTYSECVAALQSGAVDALTTDDSILAGYASQDQHKGKFKLAGLKLSNENYGIGVKKGDTETVNKINDALEKMVGDKAWDKAVETNFGPAEYKNEPAPKIGDLVK
- a CDS encoding amino acid ABC transporter ATP-binding protein; this translates as MTEVSVAKEDVAATGDLVVLKSVNKHFGALHVLQDIDLTIARGEVVVVIGPSGSGKSTLCRAINRLETIEDGSITIDGKPLPHEGKELARLRADVGMVFQSFNLFAHKTVLENVTLGQVKVRKKDKKAAEERARALLDRVGVSAQADKYPAQLSGGQQQRVAIARALAMEPKVMLFDEPTSALDPEMINEVLEVMQQLARDGMTMIVVTHEMGFARSAANRVVFMADGRIVEEATPDQFFSNPRSDRAKDFLSKILHH
- a CDS encoding response regulator transcription factor, which codes for MRLLLVEDDNHVAAALSAVLARHGFDVTHARNGEEALRALVPEADGFGVILLDLGLPDQDGYEVCGKIRKRTGTPVIMVTARADVRSRIHGLNLGADDYVVKPYDTGELLARIHAVSRRTVQDVPGSGEAELWIGSVRIELPTRQVSVNGVAVPLTRKEFDLLALLAQRPGVVFRREQIISEVWRTSWEGTGRTLEVHVASLRAKLRLPALIETVRGVGYRLVEPAA
- a CDS encoding sensor histidine kinase, with the protein product MHTRLLPLLIVLMAAVLLALGVPLAVSLAGAQQQRVIVDRIDDTARFAALAQFVTEPTDPVTGNVNERRETLSSELHSYYEVYGIRAGVFHRNDTPMAHAPDDWFLPGTGEVRDAFQEALLSRRSHDPEQVWPWERRSLVVASPVIRDGDVVAVVVTDSPTGQMRSRILRGWLLIGVGEAAAMLLAVGAALRLTGWVLKPVRVLDATTHDIATGRLKSRVAAAGGPPELRRLARSFNEMADNVESVLEQQRAFVADASHQLRNPLSALLLRIELLALELPEGNEEIASVQAEGRRLAQVLDDLLDLALAEHSEAQLQITDIGALAAERVAAWSPTAEAKGVLLVGECPPTTAWADPVALSSALDAVIDNAVKFTPEDRTVEVTVASNGDTSTVVVTDDGPGLTDEELARVGDRFWRSSLHQNIRGSGLGLSISRALLTAGGGSIAYERHEPHGLRVTVTVPRSDPTGGTTVQGLTDR
- a CDS encoding TAXI family TRAP transporter solute-binding subunit translates to MSIAPSRIGRRRVLRGAVAGLVALGLLLWWLAPWSEDPPRGTITLSTGTRAGVYQKYGELLRTSLSKDMPGLEVRLLTSDGSQENVRRVATGQADFAITAADAVQTYKLSGAQNADGLRGVARLYDDYVQLVVPPGSGIRSVTDLRGKRVAIGPPKSGVRLIANRVLRAAGIDPEKDIRPFADGIDTGPGRLGQGLDAFFWSGGLPTDGLRALSEDAGLRFVPIPAGLVARLHDQGGATRYYRATNMPESAYPGSQQGSTVPTMAVSNLLITRADTDPRITEWLTRIVLKSRDGIGAHVHSAQLVDVRTAIYTDPLRLHDGARRHYRSVKP
- a CDS encoding MazG nucleotide pyrophosphohydrolase domain-containing protein; the encoded protein is MSASPADQVREFHRAFGLDVRETPTEVPPELAAQRGDLLTEEAAEVAEVAVHGPLDRLAHELADVVYVAYGTALVHGIDLDAVISEIHRANMSKRGPDGTIARRSDGKVLKGDHYEAPDVSGVLRRQGWAQGAEPRTEA
- the miaB gene encoding tRNA (N6-isopentenyl adenosine(37)-C2)-methylthiotransferase MiaB, with amino-acid sequence MSSIDRSQSVGGTRTYEVRTYGCQMNVHDSERLSGLLEDAGYVRAPEGADGDADVVVFNTCAVRENADNKLYGNLGHLAPSKARRPGMQIAVGGCLAQKDRDTIVKRAPWVDVVFGTHNIGKLPVLLERARVQEEAQVEIAESLEAFPSTLPTRRESAYAAWVSISVGCNNTCTFCIVPALRGKEKDRRPGDVLAEIEALVAEGVSEITLLGQNVNAYGSDIGDREAFSKLLRACGRIEGLERVRFTSPHPRDFTDDVIAAMAETPNVMPQLHMPLQSGSDTVLKAMRRSYRQERYLGIIEKVRAAIPHAAISTDIIVGFPGETEEDFEQTLHVVREARFAQAFTFQYSKRPGTPAAEMDGQIPKKVVQERYERLAALQEEISWEENKKQVGRTLELMVAEGEGRKDGATHRLSGRAPDSRLVHFTKPEQEVRPGDVVTVEITYAAPHHLLAEGPTLEVRRTRAGDAWEKRNTAGAAEPAGVMLGLPKVGVPEPLPAIAGGCAID
- a CDS encoding class III extradiol dioxygenase subunit B-like domain-containing protein, with product MLVAAAVCPCPPLLVPEVAAGAAPELDTARAACTDAVGVLTAARPDLLVVVGPARGDVGAARYPEGSTGSFQSFGVGLGVRLGADRDTAAGRTLPGALAVGAWLLERTGWANAPVEGLGVGESLAAERCAEQGREIATRAERVALLVMGDGSACRTLKAPGYLDERAAPFDAEAARALGAADTASLRALDGGLARELKASGRAPWQVLAGAAEAGGTALEGTLLYEDAPYGVGYMVATWS